The Borrelia hispanica CRI genome has a window encoding:
- a CDS encoding endonuclease III domain-containing protein, with protein MVNIDLIVDETLSRYPYVKPFLTFKNNYELLIMVILSARTTDNMVNKIAPKLFDKYGDFKSLACADLVDVEKLIYKLGFYSNKSKNIINCARMILEDFNGIIPDNIFDLISLPGVGRKTANVILGVVYKKPAIIVDTHFSRVVIRHGITFEKTPLKIELDLRNRIPADKQYRFSMAINRHGRDICTSRSQNCKNCFLEKFAPRLV; from the coding sequence ATGGTTAATATTGATTTAATTGTAGATGAAACTTTATCTCGCTATCCTTATGTAAAACCTTTTTTAACTTTTAAAAATAATTACGAACTTTTAATAATGGTGATTTTGAGTGCAAGAACGACTGATAATATGGTTAATAAGATTGCACCTAAACTTTTTGATAAATATGGTGATTTTAAAAGTTTGGCATGTGCTGATTTAGTAGATGTTGAAAAATTAATTTATAAATTAGGATTTTATTCAAATAAATCTAAAAATATTATAAATTGTGCACGAATGATTTTAGAAGATTTTAATGGTATTATTCCAGATAATATTTTTGATCTTATATCTTTGCCAGGAGTAGGTAGGAAAACAGCCAATGTTATTCTTGGTGTTGTTTATAAAAAGCCAGCTATTATTGTAGATACTCATTTTAGTAGAGTTGTGATTAGACATGGAATTACTTTTGAGAAGACACCTTTAAAAATTGAATTAGATTTAAGAAATAGAATACCGGCTGATAAACAATATAGATTTTCTATGGCTATTAATAGGCATGGAAGAGATATTTGTACATCACGTAGTCAAAATTGTAAGAATTGTTTTTTAGAAAAATTTGCACCAAGACTTGTTTGA
- a CDS encoding ABC transporter permease subunit, translating into MNKFKRLYILLLSIFILFLIIIPNLINENTKFAIYKKDPNKIYIKQTNKLPQAPTNTNPLGTDKMGRDILSRLILATRNSILLSFSYAAISAIIGIFVGIIIGNLKFKTCLIISKLIESLQTIPFFYILTLILYYFSKQKNYNILEVSFILAIVHGWIKFSFITRNNTLLIKNLDYIKASKMMGASQYRIIIYHIFPEIFSSISSIIPLQISKSLTTFEVINFLQQQNKSYYPSLGELLRYIEMGKEYVWIWINPLIILLTINIILTSISLKLKKHTKFFISS; encoded by the coding sequence ATGAATAAATTTAAAAGATTATATATTTTATTATTGAGTATTTTCATTTTATTTCTAATAATAATTCCTAATTTAATAAATGAAAATACAAAATTTGCAATATATAAGAAAGACCCAAATAAAATATATATTAAGCAAACAAACAAATTGCCGCAAGCACCAACAAATACAAATCCTTTAGGAACTGATAAAATGGGTAGAGATATATTATCAAGATTAATATTAGCAACTAGAAATTCTATTTTACTTTCATTTAGTTATGCAGCAATTTCTGCAATAATTGGAATTTTTGTAGGAATAATAATCGGAAATCTCAAATTCAAAACTTGTTTGATAATTTCAAAATTAATAGAATCATTACAAACAATACCATTTTTCTATATATTAACGTTAATTCTTTATTATTTTTCAAAACAAAAAAACTACAACATACTAGAAGTATCATTTATACTAGCAATAGTACACGGATGGATCAAATTTTCATTCATTACAAGAAATAACACACTACTAATTAAAAACCTTGATTATATAAAAGCAAGTAAAATGATGGGTGCAAGCCAATATAGAATAATAATATATCACATATTTCCCGAAATTTTTTCATCAATTTCATCAATTATTCCTCTACAAATCTCAAAAAGCCTAACAACTTTTGAAGTAATAAATTTTTTACAACAACAAAACAAAAGCTATTATCCAAGTCTTGGAGAACTTTTAAGATATATAGAAATGGGAAAAGAATATGTTTGGATATGGATAAATCCCCTAATAATATTATTAACTATAAACATTATCTTAACATCAATAAGTCTCAAACTAAAAAAACACACAAAATTTTTCATATCATCATAA
- a CDS encoding DUF4340 domain-containing protein codes for MNNKQTLLGMRENIKIVIIIILISTFLLGIIFSKQNQVTRLLEEKLFTIDFKKTAKIETALEGTIIKSGKGWELKYNDIKLPIDEQRVNSMIQNLEKLQKNKLVSRNPKKHKELGINENPAFKFFDEQNNLLTEIFIGNPGEGDSRLSYIKGSDENVYLTNNIFLSYKGNSYNTFADTKLFNENNAKIESLSFKIANKSIKSEENSIQSDYKVYIKDGLYFINQKVLKQEKLLQIIQDFTTDGLEIDQSKINDYNLQYNIEIQWDNKSINNIDIYINKDEKNKDILMKRDNDVYYYTTNRWSFFDVFNLEKKIEQKDNEPNEDHLEHNDHN; via the coding sequence ATGAACAATAAACAAACATTGCTAGGAATGAGAGAAAACATAAAAATAGTAATAATCATAATATTAATATCCACATTTTTGTTAGGAATAATTTTCTCAAAGCAAAACCAAGTTACAAGACTTTTAGAAGAAAAATTGTTTACAATTGACTTTAAGAAAACTGCAAAAATTGAAACAGCTCTTGAGGGAACAATTATAAAATCAGGGAAAGGTTGGGAACTGAAATACAACGATATCAAACTTCCAATTGATGAACAAAGAGTTAATTCTATGATTCAAAATCTAGAAAAACTCCAAAAAAATAAACTTGTAAGCAGAAATCCAAAAAAACATAAAGAATTGGGAATAAACGAAAATCCTGCTTTTAAATTTTTTGATGAACAAAATAATTTGCTAACAGAAATATTTATTGGCAATCCAGGAGAAGGAGATTCAAGATTGTCTTATATCAAGGGAAGTGACGAGAATGTATATCTAACAAATAATATCTTTCTATCTTACAAAGGCAACTCTTACAACACATTTGCCGATACCAAACTCTTTAATGAAAACAATGCAAAAATAGAAAGTTTATCCTTTAAAATAGCAAACAAATCAATAAAATCTGAAGAAAATTCAATACAAAGTGATTATAAAGTATATATTAAAGACGGCCTTTACTTCATCAATCAAAAAGTATTAAAACAAGAAAAACTTTTACAAATCATTCAAGACTTCACAACAGATGGGCTTGAAATAGATCAAAGTAAAATCAATGATTATAACCTACAATATAATATTGAAATACAATGGGACAATAAAAGTATTAATAACATTGATATTTATATTAATAAAGATGAAAAAAATAAAGATATTTTAATGAAAAGAGACAATGATGTATATTATTATACTACCAATAGATGGTCATTCTTTGATGTCTTTAATTTAGAAAAAAAAATAGAACAAAAAGATAACGAACCTAATGAAGATCATCTAGAACACAATGATCACAATTAA
- a CDS encoding septum formation initiator family protein has translation MFLIKKIMFSIYVGVISYFMIAPIFGETGIISYKKLNNNLIIMKNHIENLKMIQKNLKTKYINLQISKPAILREASKLGYYPQNSIIIKNSDEDENYYQGNILNIKQTSNNTNIDKNFYLISIIFSLISYFLLSYFEKIKILNKGR, from the coding sequence ATGTTCCTAATAAAAAAAATTATGTTTTCCATTTACGTAGGTGTAATAAGTTATTTCATGATAGCACCAATTTTTGGAGAAACAGGAATTATTAGCTATAAAAAATTAAACAACAATCTCATTATAATGAAAAATCATATTGAAAACTTAAAAATGATACAAAAAAATTTAAAAACAAAATATATTAACTTACAAATATCGAAACCAGCTATCTTAAGAGAAGCAAGCAAACTAGGTTATTATCCTCAAAATTCAATTATCATAAAAAATTCTGATGAAGATGAAAATTATTACCAAGGCAATATATTAAACATAAAACAAACATCAAACAATACAAACATAGACAAAAATTTTTACTTAATATCAATAATATTTTCACTGATATCTTATTTTTTACTCAGTTATTTTGAAAAAATAAAAATTCTTAATAAAGGGAGGTAA
- a CDS encoding ABC transporter permease subunit, with the protein MAINVIMSTFFCISILNAFSNNRPNVPFIKTNVFKDYLEYIGLIKSIESYKLIYDFDPNTPLSKDYFAKHISGSLYIVYKTQYQGIIWRTTYNTPLIKGKSPISVIFSKIKNTLTISIPGLILSYLIAIFFIIIWTFFVKNTILNNILEYIMLFLHSLPRNLIIMLVITLLYYLNINQKNLIIGGFAWFFSFFIFNAVIFKQSLTKNLSEPYIISAKSRGIKNFSIITFHALIPSLTSLITHLRSTLTTSFFGSSFIEITFGIDGIGALTINAIKNNDYIVYRDLLFVGVFIMLITNLITDILTYNMNPYKDILE; encoded by the coding sequence ATGGCGATTAACGTCATTATGTCAACATTTTTTTGTATATCAATATTAAATGCATTTTCAAATAATCGTCCAAATGTTCCATTTATAAAAACAAATGTATTTAAAGACTATTTGGAATATATCGGATTAATTAAAAGTATTGAAAGCTACAAGTTAATATATGATTTTGATCCAAATACTCCATTAAGTAAAGATTATTTTGCCAAACACATCTCAGGATCTCTATACATAGTATATAAAACCCAATATCAAGGAATAATCTGGAGAACTACCTATAATACCCCTCTTATAAAAGGCAAATCACCAATAAGTGTCATTTTTAGTAAAATAAAAAACACATTAACAATATCAATTCCAGGTTTAATATTATCTTACTTAATAGCCATTTTTTTTATTATTATATGGACATTTTTTGTAAAAAATACAATTCTAAATAATATTTTAGAATATATAATGCTATTTTTACATTCATTACCAAGAAACTTAATCATAATGTTAGTAATTACTCTACTTTACTACCTCAACATAAATCAAAAAAACCTGATAATAGGTGGATTTGCATGGTTTTTTTCATTTTTCATATTTAACGCTGTAATTTTTAAACAATCCCTAACAAAAAATTTATCTGAACCTTATATAATAAGTGCAAAATCAAGGGGTATTAAAAATTTTTCAATAATAACATTTCATGCATTAATTCCCTCTTTAACTTCATTAATCACACACCTACGATCCACCCTTACAACATCATTCTTTGGTTCCTCTTTTATTGAGATAACATTTGGAATTGATGGGATTGGAGCTTTAACAATTAATGCAATAAAAAATAACGATTATATAGTTTACAGAGACTTACTATTTGTTGGAGTATTCATTATGCTAATAACAAATTTAATAACAGATATATTAACATACAATATGAATCCTTATAAGGATATATTAGAATAA